A segment of the Lolium perenne isolate Kyuss_39 chromosome 3, Kyuss_2.0, whole genome shotgun sequence genome:
TGCTAAAACACCACTCAGGTTTGTCCTTCTTAATCACTATGTAGCTTGTTAGTCATGGACCGCCTTTATCTTAAATCTTGTCCTAATGAATACTGTAGAGGAGGCGCTGGTGGCCCATATGATAAGTAATATTTTTCCAGGTTTCTGAAACCTGAAATATATCATAACGCGGTACTCTGAAGCTAAGCACATGCAATTCTGTTGTTGATAGCATGCACTTTTTAATATTATTGCATTTCATATTCATAGCATGGCTTCTTGAAAAAGTTAGGTTTTAGTGAGTTTTGTAGAAATTCAATTTGGCACATGAGAGCATATGCTCCTGCTACTGGAAAAAAAtcaaaatatatataaaaaatGGAATAACATTTCACACTTAATAGTTAATATTGACATTCTTTGTGCGCATCAAAGTTTGCGAAAAACTGACATTTTTTATGACCGGTctgaaaaagacaaaaaaaagttACATAGACAACCTTTTTGCACCAAAATTCGTCTTTTTTACACATGACACAAAAAAATGTCGGTTTTCCGTGGAACGATTTGTGATCGTGTAGAATTTCGAGATGTACTTATTAAATTTTGTGTCCAAAAGTTTCAACATTTTGAATGCTCCTAGGTGCCAAAACACCACTCGGGTTTGTCCTTCTTAATTACTATGTATCTTGTTAGTCATGGACAACCTTTATCTTAAATCTTGTCCTTATGAATATTGTAGAGGCGGCGCCGGTGGCCCATATAATAAGTAATATTCTTCCAGGTTTCTGAAACCTGAAATATATCATAATGAAACTCCAACATACTATAAATTCAGTATGCATTGTAAAACAATAATCTACTAATTCAGTAGATGAATTTTGCCTTCTAGAGTGCAAATATAGGTGAAAATGTCTCTGGTAAAGATAAAGTGCCTACAAATGTAACAGAATTGAAGTAATAAATAGCTCTCATAAAGATAAAACACCTACAAATGTAATAGAATTGAAGTAACAAATGAGAAATACGAATGTTGGTAACTGCACTTACAATACGTCAGAGAACAACATTTTGCTAGGGGATTCCACTTGAAACCTTACATTTCGCTATCTAAATAATTGACATCTTATGGCCAGCCCTCCTGAAATTATTTTGCACTATTCGGGCCCCAGCCCAACAGGAATGCGGCTCATAAAATGGTCCATGACTCTGACCAACGTACCCCCGTCCATCCCCATTGTCCAGACCTCTCTGAATATGCAACTCGTCACATTTTTGTTGTATCTTGCGATAGCTCACCAGTCCTTCCGCGTGGTTTATCACGTTTTTCTGACGCTAGCAGTATGGAGCAAGATTAGGATTTCTCAAAAATTGTGGCGACCGATATCAAGAAGGTTTCTGTGCTTGAGAGATGTCGATCGCTGATTAGGCCGTTAACAAACAGAAATGGAGTGTCCATTTCTTAGTCAATTTGCAAATTCTTATTTCTGTGTGAGAGATTTTGGACTTCGATTCTGCAGTTGTGGATTTTATTTTTAAAAGGTCAGTGCAACATGATCTTTTGAGAACATAATAGGTTTTCCAGGCATTTCTTTTGTGGAGGATTTTTTTCAGGTAGCTTGGCAATAGACAACTTCAAATTGTAAATATATAATGACGTGAGTGAAAAGGGCTATGCCGAACATGGTTGTTAGCCTACCACGCTGTCTAGAAAATACGAGTTGGTAGGTCTGCTCTTGTCCTGTCAGAGCAGATCAAAACCGGCCTAAGCAATACAAAAAAGCTGCTAAGCTTTGGCCTTAATTTGTAGCCCTTCATAAAGTTGAGCGCAGTGATACAATGGCATGGCAACCACCTGAAAACAGTAATAATTACGCAACGATACTTAACTCGGCCATAAAAATGGAGGTTCTATATTCGAAAAGCGTGAAACCAAACGAAATGGAGCTAGGACGATCCGGAGAGCAAAAAAATACTATGAACCCATGAGCCATGAGATGGCCCTGTCCTCTTCGAAAAAAAGACACGCTAGTGCTCACTTGACGTCTGCAAGACAGTCCATCGTCTTGCTCTCCACCGAGCTAAAGGCGCCGCTGACCTCCAAGGTGATGGAGCAGTTCACCTTGATGTGGAGGTCCCTCTTGTAGATGCCCAGCACGCTCACCCTCCCGCTGATCTCCGTGTAGCTCGTGAGGTCGTACTCCCGGCCGAACACGAGGTCCATGAAGCTGACGTGGGGGGAGATCCGGTCGGCGAGCGCGTCCAGCGTCACGTTCATCCGCGCGGTCCGGCCGGCGCCCACCTCGCCGGCGGGCGCGTACGCCACGCCCACCGTCTCCCCGCCGTAGTAGAAGTCCGTCTCGCTCCGGCCGTAGCGGAACGAGGCCACGTTCGGGTTCTTGATGGACACGTCCGCGCTCAGCGTGGCGTTCACGGACACCGGCCGCGTCCCGTCCGCGCCCAGCAAGTCGCCGTCCACGTCCTCCAGCGTCACGCGGTTCATGCTGAACACCGGGTCCTTCACCTTGAACACGGTGAGCGCGAGCACCAGGACGACGATCCCGACGACGGCCACGGAAGTCACGCAGCATCCGCACCAGCAGAGCGCGCGCCGGCGCTTGCCGAGGTACTGCGCGGTCGAGCGCCCTCGTTTGGCGGTGGACGCCTCCTCCTGAACCTCGACGTCTCCGTCGTCGTCGGTCGCCGGGTGAACGGACGGGGACGGGGACGGGTGGGCGAGCGGCCTCGTCGGCTCCTTCTTCTCGTCAGCGTCAGGTGTGGCGGCGTTGTACGGCCCGACGGTCGCCATGGCGTGAGTGGAACTTTTATGCAAGGAACTGTCTATGGAACAGCAGAAGCAGCTCTGGGAGTTGGCTTGTTTTCGACCGAGTTCAGTACCACTGTCAGTCGCTAGATTGCGTGGTCTTGTTATAGCACGGTGGATTTTGCGCAAGTCGTGTTGGGCGGGCCGCGGCACATACGTACGTGTTTGCCGTTCTGTGGCTCATAGCACCCAAGGTGGACTTGGCCATGGCTTGCTGCCGGTTATGCAGCCTTCAGTTGATACAAGTTAACTCCACACGTGATGAAAAAGCAGGCCGGCCACTCGGCCAGCAATCCGAGGTCGACCTCACCTAGCGCGCTGCATAGAAACTGGATTGGAGACTCTAACTTGGTGAAGTATGCAGCCTTATGGGATAATGAAGAAATTAGTGGTGAAGTATGCTGACTGTAACTCCGGCGAGACACTGCATGGGgaacctccaccgccgccactaaAGAACTGATGGAAGGAACTGTCTATGGAGCAGCAAAAGCAGCTCTGGGAGTTGGCTTGTTTTCGACCGAGTTCACTACCACTGTCAGTCGCTAGATTGTGTGGTAGTTGGCTTGGTGGCGGTGGATTTTGCGCAAGTCGTGTTGGGCGGGCCGCGGCACATACGTACGTGTAACGTGTTTGCCGTTCTGTGACTCATAGCACCCAAGGTGGACTAGGCCATGGCTTGCTGCCGGTTAATCAACAATGCTACACTTACGGGCTGTTTTCTACGGGATCTAAGTTACGGGCAGACGTGGAGATCATGGGGAGAATTCAG
Coding sequences within it:
- the LOC127343760 gene encoding uncharacterized protein, with the protein product MATVGPYNAATPDADEKKEPTRPLAHPSPSPSVHPATDDDGDVEVQEEASTAKRGRSTAQYLGKRRRALCWCGCCVTSVAVVGIVVLVLALTVFKVKDPVFSMNRVTLEDVDGDLLGADGTRPVSVNATLSADVSIKNPNVASFRYGRSETDFYYGGETVGVAYAPAGEVGAGRTARMNVTLDALADRISPHVSFMDLVFGREYDLTSYTEISGRVSVLGIYKRDLHIKVNCSITLEVSGAFSSVESKTMDCLADVK